One Lycium barbarum isolate Lr01 chromosome 5, ASM1917538v2, whole genome shotgun sequence genomic window carries:
- the LOC132639845 gene encoding uncharacterized protein LOC132639845 has product MVAEVAVPVPMLMLAEKEGNEEKREFFDLIKGVTYTMSFPELVGKRCLGVGIPGWIFTADGKGNMNLFHLNSRSLIELPHMDTLKGFDADHVRGYCEYYVEKALLSSDPHTTDDYILMIIQGVPRSLAYWKPGKKGFITPGLPERAYSDVTWHDGQFYGVDYGGNVVILDFRGGLEPTIGRVVKGVPSEFICGMRLYIVHSLGDLFVITRDGVCNHPETNSYGVEEFIVSKVDVDNESYEEVDDLENRALFLGFSASLVVEQYGCKANHIYFTDDCSEAYYSSEKGGGKDMGIYNLFEDTIEPHYTGESYHRFSPPVWIFNTPFSV; this is encoded by the coding sequence ATGGTTGCTGAAGTTGCAGTTCCAGTTCCAATGTTGATGCTGGCCGAGAAGGAAGGGAATGAAGAAAAACGTGAGTTTTTTGACTTAATAAAGGGTGTCACCTACACTATGAGTTTCCCAGAACTTGTGGGAAAACGCTGTTTGGGTGTTGGAATTCCAGGATGGATTTTCACAGCAGATGGCAAAGGGAATATGAATTTGTTCCATCTCAATTCTCGTTCTCTTATAGAATTGCCTCACATGGACACACTCAAGGGTTTTGATGCAGATCATGTACGCGGTTACTGCGAGTATTATGTTGAAAAAGCACTGCTCTCTTCGGATCCTCATACAACCGACGACTATATTTTGATGATTATTCAAGGAGTACCTCGTTCATTAGCTTACTGGAAACCTGGAAAGAAGGGGTTTATTACACCAGGACTGCCCGAACGGGCCTATTCTGATGTAACATGGCATGATGGCCAGTTTTATGGAGTTGATTATGGGGGAAACGTTGTAATCTTGGACTTTAGAGGAGGGTTAGAACCAACCATTGGAAGGGTAGTTAAAGGAGTGCCTTCTGAGTTTATTTGTGGAATGCGGCTCTACATTGTGCATTCTTTAGGTGACCTATTTGTGATCACTCGAGATGGAGTTTGTAACCACCCCGAAACAAATTCATATGGTGTTGAAGAATTTATTGTTAGCAAGGTTGATGTGGATAATGAGAGTTATGAGGAGGTTGATGATTTGGAGAACAGGGCACTCTTCCTCGGGTTTAGTGCCTCTTTGGTTGTCGAACAATATGGATGCAAAGCGAACCATATATATTTTACTGATGATTGTTCTGAGGCCTACTATTCTAGTGAAAAAGGAGGTGGCAAGGACATGGGCATATACAACTTGTTTGAGGATACCATTGAGCCTCACTATACCGGGGAATCCTACCACAGATTCAGTCCACCTGTATGGATCTTCAACACTCCTTTCTCTGTTTAG